Within Chlamydia pneumoniae TW-183, the genomic segment TCACAAGCTGCACACACAGCCTCGTCTAACGTAGCAAAACTCACATTGACATTACATGCGACTTGAGGCTGTATAGTCCCCTCAACTAAGAGACTGCTGCCGATATAACCTTCTAAAGCACGTCGCATGTCATCTCCTAAAGCCTGACTTTCTACAGCAAAAAGATCCCGTTTTTTAAACTTCCACATGGCCTGTTGGATTACCGCATTGAGATTGAATACGATGTCCTTTTCTAAAACTACTCTCGTAGATGCTGAGACCCCTAAAGGCTCTCCTGGAATCCCCTGACGTTGAAGATCGCCTGCCCTGTCGATGTTTCTATAGAACGACGCATACTGTTGCGCCCACTCTTGCTCGGGATCCTCATATTCTAAGATCTTACATTCAGAAGCACAGGCATCAGCAGCATCGAGAGCACTAGAAACTAAGATCCTATCTGACGCTAGCTGCAAGTTGCGGATATCCGAACTCCCTTCAGGAAGATCAGTGAGGATTACAGTGAATGACCTCCCCGAAGGATCAGAACTTAAAATTCTACGTTCCTTAACACACGTGCGTTCCTGACTCACTGAAACGATATTCAAATAAGAATAACCTGACTCTTCCAGTTCGTTCTCTAATAGAGATAAAGAATGTGAGGGAAAACTCTTTTTTATAAGTTGTGGATTATTGCAGACTACAGCCACATGCTTTTCTGTTTCATCATGTAGAACACGAGATAGAAACTCAGACCACCTCTGACCCAAAGGAGAGTTTCCAAAGTTTATGGACATAGGACGCGGATTTCCCTGACCAGAATTGTTGGGATCTATAAAAGCGGATAACAAGAAACAACGAAGCTCTTCACTTTTTAAATCTAAGAGGTATGAGGGGCAGGAATACTCTCCAGATAAAGGAGCCGAAACCCTAAGAGGATCTAAAAATACTCCAGAGGCAAAATCTTCCATTCCCAAGTGAACAGCATATCTATCACATCTAGGGTTAGACAGGGTGGTATACGTTTGAAGATGCTCCTGCTCACTCCAAGGGATCCTCTGATCGGGTGCCGTTCCTCCTTGAGAACCAGGAAAGAAATAGTAGCTATAAAAAGGATCGTCAGGTCTATAGGTTACAGAAATCGCAGGGATATGTTCGGAAGAAAGATTGAGTAGACTCTTTATAGAGTCCACGTCTCTGACGGACTGTTGTTTCCCGTAATAATTAATGAGAAGATCACAGGAAGGCAAGTTCTCGGATTGAAGATATTTCTGGAGCAGGAGAGCGGGGGCCGACACACATTTGATTTTAGCATCCAAACCTAGAGAGCGGAGTTGCTGTTCTTTTTCTTGAGAAATCGTACCGTCACACTGATTCCATATCTTTTGGATAGAGATTAAATAAAGTTTTATTTGAGTTTGGGGGTACTGAGTTTGTATGCCGTTAGCCAGACGAACGAAATTCACCTGATCTTCGGGATCTAAAATGTCAAAACCGACGAGCGTAAGACAAGGGACTTCCAGAGGAGTGACTCGTTGATACGCCTTGGTTACTCGGTTGCGGATTCCATAAAACGCGCGACCTAGCTCTCCCAGATATTGATGAGGAACCATATTCAGATTTTCTTGGGGAGTCCTGTCGCAAACATAATCTCTGGAGACCTTCCCATGGATTTTTCCTAAATCTCCTTCAGGAAGTCGAACCCTAAGCTGTCTCAAGTACTGTTCCACCCAAGCAAGGGGATTATAACCTCGAGTTTTTTCTATTTTCACGATACTAGCAACGTCAGAAGTAAATGCCGGTTTCCCAAACCTTCGTGCAGAACATGTGGAAACTAGCCAACTTACCCCTATAACAACGCATCCTAAAATGGGAATAGCCTTGATGACCCCCAAAGCAAAATTTGTAATCCGAGAACCAAGAGGACGTGTAAAATCAAAAGCCCTAATAAAATGCTGCTTAACTGTAGATATCCAAATAGAAATATAGCATGCCATAGGATCAAACCAACATTGAAAATGAAAGCGTACGCAGGCTATATAAAGATTTAAAAAAAGATAGAAAATTAACTATCTTTTAATAAGAACAACACGATAGTTTTTATATAAAAAATTGAATTCTATCGCAACTAATTAAGAGTCTTCAAGATCCGAAGGATGATCATCTGAAGGATCCTCAGAGGTAGAGGGAACATCTTCATCAGAACCTGGGAAGAGCGCCTCTTTAAGAGGAGAACAGTCTGCGATAATCTCTTTTTGTATGAACGGGCCTTTCGATGTTTTTTCGTGAGAGTTTGTGACATATTCAAGGTACGATACGATAGATGGCAAGCACTGTGTTTTCAAGTCTAGGGCTTCACACTCTTTATCTATCAAGCTGGGATGTTTATGAGTCCATACCGCTTGCTTTATAGCGGCGTCTAACATTGGAATGAAGTGTCTCGTGACAGTCACTCGATCACAGAATGCTAAGAATCCTTCCCAGAAGGTTTTTGAAGGGAGCGGGAGTTCTCCAGACTCTAGGATCCCTTGATTCGCCTGCGTAATCAGTTTAAATTCTCTTGAGTTAAATCCTGCTGATACGTCTACAGCATCTGCGAAATCGGCGTGGCGACTGAAAGTTCCAGGTCTCCAATTTGTATGATCGATTTTCAAGAGCTTGCATCTTGCAGCATAGGCATCTACAAGATCAAACTCTCTAGAGACCATGATCCTTTCAGAAGCAAGTTGTAAACTACGCATGTCTGTATCCCCTAGATATAAAGCGCAAATCACTGTAAAATAACGCCCTGAAGTTCCCTCTAATTCCTTACGGAATAAAAGCTGAGGACTACTATCTCCGTGACAAGAAAATATATTGAGGTAGGAGTAGTCCTTAGAGTTCAATTCCTCTACTAATTTGCAGACTTGGGTTGCGGGTAAGGAGAGAACTCCTTTAAAAACCACGACGACGTTTTTTCCCGTTTCATCACGTAAGACCATCGAGAGGAAATCTTTCTGTTGTAGAGGAGAAAAAGAATCTCCAACGTTTATAGAGACCTTGAGGAGTTCTCCTGCTGAGATATTCTGAGGATCTAAAAACATCGATAATATTAAATCCTTTAAATGTTGATCCACTAGATCTACAAGATACGAGTGGCAATAGTGATCCTCAGATAGAGGGGCGCAGAGCATTTTTGCATCGAAAAGGAATCCGAGTTCCTCTTCGAGACTGAACCATAGACACGGTTGGTAATGCTCATTCCCACGAGATAGAAATGTGTATAGCTCTTTAGCATCCTGCCCGACTCCTTGTTTCATCATAGAGTCTACGAAAGCATTCGAGGTCTCATCAATAGGAATTCCGACTGTGGATATATTGACTCTGGGAGTTCTACAGTTTGGAGTTCCCAGGAGCTGCTCCATTTTTTCGTAGGGAGAGGACAGCTACGATCTGTGTGCACGTAGATGGAGAGATCGAAGGGCTCACTCTCTGGAACAGCATCCTCGCTGAAAAACCCACAACGGATGTGCAGATTTTCTACATGTAATTTTGAGAGTACAGCACTTTGATTTACATTCTTGCCCATAAAGAATCTTAAATACATTTGCGATTCAGAATAGATACAACTCATATAAGAGATTAGCCGCTCTAGGATCTTGGAACTTTCTGAATCGAGAACTCCTATATAGACGATGGCAATTCTATGTAGGTCGGGTTGCCTAGCACGACTGTATTCTGTAGTCACACGGTTGCGTAGTGGAGCAAATATACGAAATAAATTTAGAGCTGTCCCCTCAGAGAACAACTGTAGGAACTTGAGACTTTGGATATCAAAAAAAAGGAGCTGAAGGCAGATCTCCGTGAACCTTCCCCTCGTCTCTAGGCTCTAATGAGAGCCTTTGTCTCTTTAGAATATCTTCAACTCGACTTCTATGGTCGTGACCCACGACGTGTTCTACTCGCACGATCTGATCCACATCGGAAGGAAATTCTGGCTTTTTTATCCTAGAGAGGAGCCAGTCCAGCCCTACATACAACTGCCCAATAATAGGAAGCAATGCAATCACTCCCAAAGCAAAATTAGAAATTCGTGAACACAGGGAGCGAGTAAAATCAAATGCTGCTTGAAAGTGCTGTTGCACCTTCAGATACCAAAGAGAAAAGTAATAACTCATTAAAAATGAGTCTTTTAAAAAATACTTTACTTTAAAAAACAGAAAAAATCTATTATTTTCTAATAATCAAAATCAGCAAAAATCTATAGGAATAGAGATAAGTGGCTCTTATGAGTACAAGTCTCCCCGATGGTCCTTTGTTTTTATCTCTAACAGACCCTCGGTGTTTCGGAAGAGTTCCTAGGGCATCCCCTAGGGATATAAGGAGGCTCTCCGATCCCAAACATCACAAGCTCCCTAAAGGCAAACGACCCTGAGAACCAAAAACTGCTCTAAGCAAAGTATGCAAAGAGCTTGATCCTCTGACTACTTGCTGCCATTTTCCAAAGTATGATGTACGTTTACTAAAACTCTTGGACTCGCATTTTATTGTGAAAAAAGGAAATTAAAATCGTCTTGTCTTAAATAAGATAACTTTAAACTACTCATAATTAGACACTATAAAACAAATTATAGACAAAAAATCTAGCATTGATTTATTCAGAATATTTCTTTCTATTTGTGAACGAGTATGCGCTTTTTTTGCTTCGGAATGTTGCTTCCTTTTACTTTTGTATTGGCTAATGAAGGTCTCCAACTTCCTTTGGAGACCTATATTACATTAAGTCCTGAATATCAAGCAGCCCCTCAAGTAGGGTTTACTCATAACCAAAATCAAGATCTCGCAATTGTCGGGAATCACAATGATTTCATCTTGGACTATAAGTACTATCGGTCGAATGGAGGTGCTCTTACCTGTAAGAATCTTCTGATCTCTGAAAATATAGGGAATGTCTTCTTTGAGAAGAATGTCTGTCCCAATTCTGGCGGGGCAATTTATGCTGCTCAAAATTGCACGATCTCCAAGAATCAGAACTATGCATTTACTACAAACTTGGTCTCTGACAATCCTACAGCCACTGCGGGATCACTATTGGGTGGAGCTCTCTTTGCCATAAATTGCTCTATTACTAATAACCTAGGACAGGGAACTTTCGTTGACAATCTCGCTTTAAATAAGGGGGGTGCCCTCTATACTGAGACGAACTTATCTATTAAAGACAATAAAGGCCCGATCATAATCAAGCAGAATCGGGCACTAAATTCGGACAGTTTAGGAGGAGGGATTTATAGTGGGAACTCTCTAAATATAGAGGGAAATTCTGGAGCTATACAGATCACAAGCAACTCTTCAGGATCTGGGGGAGGCATATTTTCTACCCAAACACTCACGATCTCCTCGAATAAAAAACTCATAGAAATCAGTGAAAATTCCGCGTTCGCAAATAACTATGGATCGAACTTCAATC encodes:
- a CDS encoding DUF562 domain-containing protein produces the protein MMKQGVGQDAKELYTFLSRGNEHYQPCLWFSLEEELGFLFDAKMLCAPLSEDHYCHSYLVDLVDQHLKDLILSMFLDPQNISAGELLKVSINVGDSFSPLQQKDFLSMVLRDETGKNVVVVFKGVLSLPATQVCKLVEELNSKDYSYLNIFSCHGDSSPQLLFRKELEGTSGRYFTVICALYLGDTDMRSLQLASERIMVSREFDLVDAYAARCKLLKIDHTNWRPGTFSRHADFADAVDVSAGFNSREFKLITQANQGILESGELPLPSKTFWEGFLAFCDRVTVTRHFIPMLDAAIKQAVWTHKHPSLIDKECEALDLKTQCLPSIVSYLEYVTNSHEKTSKGPFIQKEIIADCSPLKEALFPGSDEDVPSTSEDPSDDHPSDLEDS
- a CDS encoding DUF562 domain-containing protein: MACYISIWISTVKQHFIRAFDFTRPLGSRITNFALGVIKAIPILGCVVIGVSWLVSTCSARRFGKPAFTSDVASIVKIEKTRGYNPLAWVEQYLRQLRVRLPEGDLGKIHGKVSRDYVCDRTPQENLNMVPHQYLGELGRAFYGIRNRVTKAYQRVTPLEVPCLTLVGFDILDPEDQVNFVRLANGIQTQYPQTQIKLYLISIQKIWNQCDGTISQEKEQQLRSLGLDAKIKCVSAPALLLQKYLQSENLPSCDLLINYYGKQQSVRDVDSIKSLLNLSSEHIPAISVTYRPDDPFYSYYFFPGSQGGTAPDQRIPWSEQEHLQTYTTLSNPRCDRYAVHLGMEDFASGVFLDPLRVSAPLSGEYSCPSYLLDLKSEELRCFLLSAFIDPNNSGQGNPRPMSINFGNSPLGQRWSEFLSRVLHDETEKHVAVVCNNPQLIKKSFPSHSLSLLENELEESGYSYLNIVSVSQERTCVKERRILSSDPSGRSFTVILTDLPEGSSDIRNLQLASDRILVSSALDAADACASECKILEYEDPEQEWAQQYASFYRNIDRAGDLQRQGIPGEPLGVSASTRVVLEKDIVFNLNAVIQQAMWKFKKRDLFAVESQALGDDMRRALEGYIGSSLLVEGTIQPQVACNVNVSFATLDEAVCAACDSAQDAPSEENNTDD
- a CDS encoding DUF575 domain-containing protein, with translation MQQHFQAAFDFTRSLCSRISNFALGVIALLPIIGQLYVGLDWLLSRIKKPEFPSDVDQIVRVEHVVGHDHRSRVEDILKRQRLSLEPRDEGKVHGDLPSAPFF